The following proteins are encoded in a genomic region of Sorangiineae bacterium MSr12523:
- the sbnA gene encoding 2,3-diaminopropionate biosynthesis protein SbnA translates to MVRLEARGLEQVELYSKLEFTNPTGSVKDRAARYMIEHGLASGKINEKTLLVESSSGNFGIALAALSARRKLRFCCVIDPRINAINEMLIRSLGAEVVCVTERDPTGGYLQTRLRKVRSILATTPNSYWLNQYANPINAEAYYKTLGAELCEALPRLDYVFIGVSSGGTISGISRRLKEHFPKVRVIAVDVLGSVIFGGAPRPRWIPGIGASIVPDILSTAKIDEVVQVDEASAVRACHELLEQHSIFVGGSSGAALAAIRSYFHGKRFDTAPVVATIFPDRGDRYAGTIYNPDWCDQLFGGTMQSGHHRAAEVVADLQ, encoded by the coding sequence ATGGTTCGTCTCGAGGCGCGCGGCCTCGAACAGGTGGAGCTTTATTCCAAGCTCGAGTTCACCAATCCGACGGGAAGCGTAAAGGATCGCGCCGCCCGATACATGATCGAGCACGGGCTCGCGAGCGGTAAAATCAACGAGAAAACCCTGCTCGTCGAGTCGTCGTCGGGGAACTTCGGCATCGCACTGGCGGCCCTTTCCGCACGGCGCAAATTGCGATTTTGCTGCGTCATCGACCCGCGCATCAACGCCATCAACGAGATGCTGATCCGCTCGCTCGGCGCCGAGGTAGTCTGCGTCACCGAACGCGACCCGACGGGCGGATACCTGCAGACGCGTTTGCGCAAAGTACGGTCGATATTGGCCACCACCCCGAATTCGTATTGGTTGAATCAGTACGCCAATCCCATCAATGCCGAGGCCTACTACAAGACACTGGGCGCGGAGCTATGCGAGGCCCTCCCCCGCCTCGATTACGTCTTCATCGGTGTGAGCTCCGGCGGTACGATTTCGGGAATATCTCGCCGCCTCAAGGAGCACTTTCCCAAGGTGCGGGTCATCGCCGTCGATGTCCTCGGCTCGGTCATCTTCGGCGGCGCGCCCCGACCGCGATGGATCCCGGGCATCGGTGCCAGCATCGTTCCGGATATCTTGAGCACCGCCAAGATCGACGAGGTCGTTCAAGTGGACGAAGCATCGGCCGTTCGTGCTTGCCACGAATTGTTGGAACAACACTCCATCTTCGTGGGCGGCTCCTCGGGTGCAGCATTGGCCGCCATACGAAGCTACTTCCATGGAAAGAGGTTCGACACCGCCCCCGTCGTCGCCACCATCTTCCCCGACCGCGGCGATCGCTATGCGGGAACCATCTACAACCCCGATTGGTGCGATCAGCTTTTCGGCGGCACCATGCAAAGCGGGCATCATCGCGCAGCCGAGGTCGTCGCCGATCTCCAATGA
- a CDS encoding ester cyclase: MSRELHSGLIGRYFEEVWNQGRVAVLDDLLHPDYVNHIPAMAGHPKGIAGLKRIVALLHADSSALHVQVGDEIHDGDRAAVRCIHRGKVDGIFFGVAPSARRLEVEQVHILRFRDGRILEHWWPIALATDDGVKECSPDSEPLSRQGPPSSVGPNSSEPPYDLTKLLRQYLRGAFQSGTPEMRAAARQMGIGSRTLQRRLNQAGTTFSQEVDAARRELACQYVLEPDRPFREIAVRLGFVDIGSFFRAFRRWTQTSPRQFRLRSVPPVASPEEGVGVGG, from the coding sequence TTGTCGCGAGAGCTTCATAGCGGTCTCATCGGTCGATACTTCGAAGAGGTCTGGAACCAAGGCCGCGTCGCAGTACTCGACGACCTGTTGCATCCTGACTACGTAAACCACATTCCCGCCATGGCCGGACACCCGAAAGGGATCGCCGGGTTGAAGCGGATCGTCGCGTTGCTGCACGCCGACTCCTCGGCGCTGCATGTCCAGGTCGGGGACGAAATTCACGACGGAGATCGAGCGGCCGTCCGTTGCATCCACCGCGGGAAGGTCGACGGCATCTTTTTCGGCGTCGCTCCGTCGGCACGTCGGCTGGAGGTGGAGCAAGTCCACATATTGCGTTTTCGTGACGGAAGAATCTTGGAGCATTGGTGGCCCATCGCGCTGGCCACCGACGATGGCGTGAAGGAGTGCTCTCCGGACAGCGAGCCGCTCTCCCGGCAGGGGCCGCCAAGCAGCGTGGGACCGAATTCCTCCGAACCACCTTATGATCTCACCAAGCTGCTCCGGCAGTACCTGCGCGGCGCATTTCAAAGTGGGACGCCAGAAATGAGAGCGGCGGCCCGCCAAATGGGGATTGGCAGCCGCACCTTGCAACGTCGCCTGAACCAAGCGGGGACCACCTTCAGTCAGGAGGTCGATGCGGCTCGCCGAGAGCTGGCTTGCCAATACGTGCTCGAACCGGACCGACCCTTTCGAGAGATCGCCGTCCGTCTCGGGTTCGTGGATATCGGCTCCTTTTTTCGGGCGTTCCGGCGCTGGACGCAAACATCACCTCGCCAATTTCGACTGCGCTCGGTCCCCCCGGTGGCATCCCCCGAAGAGGGGGTAGGGGTTGGGGGTTAG
- a CDS encoding DUF4982 domain-containing protein — translation MTIKPRFAAAKHALWICAFSTGFAPIGCAPTAPAGPAAPTGAPPELANRSTDFGTGWKFALVNASDVRDTTGAYQRAQEPDYDSRSWRNVDVPHDWSIELDPSAGPGTDSGTGFLQGGLGWYRKSFTLPRSLAGKKISVEFDGVYMEASVYVNGRLAASHPYGYTGFRVDLSPMVHTDGVTPNVLAVKVQNRLPSSRWYSGSGIYRRVHLVVTDPIHVARHGVFVTTPDLERNLASGFATVHVRTSAVNERGSNEPVSIVSTVEDAAGKAIASHRSEPAALGAEGRTDSVDLKLERPTLWSLEKPYLYTLRTQLVVGGKVVDTEVTRFGVRWATFSPTAGFSLNGVYTKLRGVNLHHDLGALGAAVHRDAIVRQMRIMKSMGVNALRTSHNPPSPEMLSVCEEMGIVMMVEAFDTWRTPKVDYDYGRFFDAHSDADIAEMVHAAKNSPAVVLWSIGNEIPDSNSNEIGVPIAKRLIADVKAIDTSRPVVIGSDKYHRVPEPGSGADHIALLLDGVGVNYDTAAAVDGLHARYPNTFFFESESSSETSTRGVYESPDELNTGENYTPGKRGTSSYDNNLARWTMSAEYGLKKDRDRKFFGGQFLWSGIDYIGEPTPYDVFPVKASFFGAVDTAGFPKDAYYIFKSQWTREPMVHIVPMNWTDHQPGERVQVWAYSNVDTVELFLNDESLGVRKFDRKTTLDGRPYLETTEPTGDDKMVTSGRYPGSYTSPNGSAGKLHLTWEVPFAPGKLTAVAKRDGAEVARDTVATAGPADAIALTSSEIGELSFITADVVDARGVTVPSADSRIAFRVQGGKLLGTDNGRQESAENYQSPQRRAFQGKALAIVRADAGAPCVVATATSPGLLSGATSVFSHCATPSPTRAPAEETAPPAVDASYSGAPTTLPAAMIDGDPNTAWSNAYYKEATPLLPSTRKARPQDWVALGWPAPRKVSALEARFTTDASHALPASVEITYWNGSRFVPVAHPRITWARQSNQATTITFDPIETTQLKLNMTSRHPGTDKGFLRLTELRSAP, via the coding sequence ATGACCATCAAGCCACGGTTCGCCGCAGCGAAGCACGCACTTTGGATTTGCGCCTTCTCGACGGGCTTTGCGCCCATCGGCTGCGCGCCCACCGCACCGGCCGGCCCCGCAGCGCCAACGGGTGCACCGCCGGAACTCGCAAATCGAAGTACGGATTTCGGGACGGGATGGAAGTTCGCCCTCGTCAACGCGTCGGACGTTCGGGATACGACGGGCGCCTATCAACGCGCGCAGGAACCCGATTACGACAGCCGCTCGTGGCGAAACGTCGACGTGCCCCACGATTGGAGCATCGAGCTCGATCCCTCGGCGGGCCCGGGAACGGACAGCGGCACTGGGTTTTTACAAGGTGGATTGGGCTGGTACCGCAAGTCGTTTACGCTGCCGCGATCGCTGGCCGGAAAGAAGATCTCCGTCGAATTCGACGGCGTCTACATGGAGGCCAGCGTCTACGTCAATGGCCGGCTCGCTGCGAGCCACCCGTACGGATACACCGGGTTTCGCGTGGACTTGAGCCCGATGGTTCATACCGACGGCGTGACGCCCAACGTTCTCGCGGTCAAAGTCCAGAACCGACTGCCGAGCAGCCGCTGGTACTCGGGCAGCGGAATCTATCGCCGCGTGCACCTGGTGGTGACGGATCCCATCCACGTAGCCCGCCACGGCGTCTTCGTGACCACGCCCGATCTCGAGCGCAATCTCGCATCGGGCTTCGCCACGGTGCACGTTCGAACGAGTGCGGTGAACGAGCGCGGCAGCAACGAGCCGGTGAGCATCGTCTCGACGGTGGAAGACGCTGCGGGCAAGGCCATCGCCTCGCATCGCTCGGAGCCCGCGGCGCTCGGCGCGGAAGGTCGAACGGACAGCGTCGATTTGAAGCTCGAACGGCCGACGCTGTGGTCGCTCGAGAAGCCATATCTTTATACGCTGCGCACGCAGCTCGTCGTCGGGGGCAAGGTCGTCGACACGGAGGTGACGCGCTTCGGGGTTCGCTGGGCTACGTTCTCCCCGACCGCGGGCTTCTCGCTCAACGGTGTGTACACCAAGCTACGGGGCGTCAACTTGCACCACGACCTCGGCGCCCTCGGCGCGGCGGTGCACCGGGACGCCATCGTTCGGCAAATGCGCATCATGAAGAGCATGGGCGTCAATGCCTTGCGCACCTCGCACAACCCACCGTCCCCGGAGATGCTTTCGGTCTGCGAGGAGATGGGCATCGTCATGATGGTCGAGGCCTTCGATACGTGGCGCACGCCCAAGGTGGACTATGACTATGGACGTTTTTTCGACGCCCACAGCGATGCGGATATCGCCGAAATGGTCCACGCGGCGAAGAATTCGCCGGCCGTCGTGTTGTGGTCCATTGGAAACGAAATACCGGATTCGAACTCGAACGAGATTGGCGTCCCCATCGCAAAGCGCTTGATCGCGGACGTCAAAGCCATCGACACGAGCCGGCCAGTGGTCATCGGCTCGGACAAATACCATCGCGTGCCCGAGCCAGGGTCGGGCGCCGACCACATTGCCCTCCTGCTCGACGGCGTGGGAGTGAACTACGACACCGCCGCGGCCGTCGACGGCCTGCACGCGCGGTATCCGAATACGTTCTTCTTCGAGTCGGAATCCTCGTCGGAGACCTCGACCCGGGGCGTTTACGAAAGCCCCGACGAGCTCAATACCGGTGAGAATTACACGCCAGGAAAGCGGGGAACGTCGTCGTACGACAACAATTTGGCACGCTGGACGATGAGCGCCGAGTACGGCTTGAAGAAAGACCGCGATCGCAAGTTCTTCGGCGGGCAATTCCTTTGGTCCGGGATCGATTACATCGGGGAGCCGACGCCGTACGATGTATTTCCGGTGAAGGCCTCGTTCTTCGGCGCCGTCGACACGGCCGGTTTTCCGAAGGATGCCTATTACATATTCAAAAGCCAATGGACGCGCGAGCCCATGGTGCATATCGTGCCCATGAATTGGACGGATCACCAGCCTGGCGAGCGGGTCCAGGTATGGGCGTATTCCAACGTCGACACGGTGGAGCTCTTTCTGAATGACGAATCTCTGGGCGTGCGAAAATTCGACCGCAAAACGACGCTGGACGGAAGACCCTATTTGGAAACGACGGAGCCCACGGGCGATGACAAGATGGTGACCTCGGGTCGCTATCCCGGCAGCTACACGAGTCCAAATGGCAGCGCGGGCAAGCTGCACCTCACGTGGGAAGTGCCCTTTGCGCCGGGCAAGCTGACCGCCGTGGCAAAACGCGATGGCGCCGAGGTGGCACGCGACACGGTCGCCACGGCGGGGCCGGCCGACGCGATCGCATTGACGTCGAGCGAGATTGGCGAGCTATCGTTCATCACGGCCGACGTGGTGGATGCTCGCGGCGTCACCGTTCCCAGTGCCGATTCTCGGATCGCGTTCCGCGTGCAGGGTGGAAAGCTCTTGGGCACCGACAATGGCCGCCAGGAGAGCGCGGAGAATTACCAATCGCCCCAGCGGCGCGCATTCCAGGGCAAGGCATTGGCCATCGTTCGTGCGGACGCCGGCGCGCCTTGCGTGGTCGCCACGGCAACGTCGCCCGGTTTGCTATCGGGCGCCACATCGGTGTTCTCGCATTGCGCGACGCCGTCTCCAACCCGCGCGCCGGCGGAAGAGACGGCGCCCCCGGCGGTGGACGCAAGCTATTCCGGTGCGCCCACCACCCTTCCGGCCGCCATGATCGACGGAGACCCGAATACCGCCTGGTCCAATGCTTACTACAAAGAAGCGACGCCGCTTTTACCGAGCACGCGCAAAGCGCGCCCGCAGGACTGGGTCGCACTCGGCTGGCCGGCTCCGCGCAAAGTCTCCGCGCTCGAGGCTCGATTCACCACGGACGCATCCCACGCCCTGCCGGCCTCCGTGGAGATCACGTATTGGAACGGCAGCCGCTTCGTCCCCGTCGCGCACCCGCGGATCACTTGGGCGCGCCAATCGAATCAGGCGACGACCATCACCTTCGATCCCATCGAGACGACGCAGCTCAAATTGAACATGACCAGCCGCCATCCCGGCACCGACAAGGGCTTTTTGCGCCTCACGGAGCTTCGCAGCGCTCCCTGA
- a CDS encoding histidine phosphatase family protein: MKILLLRHAECLGNVDESAYCRIPDHALPLTPHGEECARAVGAEVRGLLEPGPVAAYVSPYLRTRQTLTLLGLGGLLERTLIEPRLREQDWGNLQDVAEQQALKKQRQAYGHFFFRLPLGESGADVDDRVAAFLSELWLARADSRHPRTVLIVSHGLTIRLLCRRLFSWSVELFESLTNLKPCEYRVLRRVSDERDGWQLDRPFEQWRDSPDGSTQM, from the coding sequence GTGAAAATCCTCCTTTTGCGTCACGCCGAATGCCTGGGCAACGTCGACGAGTCGGCCTACTGCCGAATTCCCGATCATGCGCTGCCGTTGACGCCTCACGGAGAAGAGTGCGCGCGGGCGGTGGGGGCCGAGGTGCGCGGCTTGCTCGAGCCCGGTCCCGTGGCGGCGTACGTGAGCCCCTACCTGCGCACGCGGCAAACCCTGACGTTGCTCGGACTGGGCGGTCTGCTCGAGCGCACGCTGATCGAGCCGCGGCTGCGCGAGCAGGATTGGGGCAACCTTCAGGACGTGGCCGAGCAACAGGCGCTGAAGAAGCAACGTCAGGCCTACGGCCATTTCTTCTTCCGGCTGCCGCTGGGTGAATCGGGGGCCGACGTCGACGATCGCGTCGCCGCCTTCTTGAGCGAATTGTGGCTTGCACGTGCCGATTCGCGCCACCCGCGCACGGTGCTCATCGTGTCGCACGGACTCACCATTCGCCTCCTGTGCCGGCGGCTGTTTTCGTGGAGTGTGGAGCTGTTCGAATCGCTCACCAACTTGAAGCCGTGCGAATACCGCGTATTGCGCCGCGTATCCGACGAGCGCGATGGTTGGCAATTGGATCGCCCCTTCGAGCAGTGGCGCGATTCGCCCGATGGCAGTACGCAAATGTGA
- a CDS encoding galactose mutarotase, translating to MPKATTAVLDDTERVRLDHSLAVRYLGGMALPVPTSLESVVLTHADACAYVAPGRGGMVTRFFVGERAILYLDEATLVDPTKNVRGGIPVLFPSPGKLADDRFSRDGRTGKMGQHGFARNAVWEVTARAEDEVTLRLASSDETRAVYPWDFALTYRYVLGPCALRIEQRLETTGDGPMPFGAGFHPYFQVAQSAKAITGIPTKATRAWDNAKKELLELRKPIDLTGAEVDLHLVDHDSSTCALDLGDGHTVVVHAPEPFRRWIVWTLGGRDFVCVEPWTSPANALNSGQDLLTTTRGAPVTLVTEITYR from the coding sequence GTGCCGAAGGCTACCACAGCGGTTCTCGACGACACCGAAAGGGTGCGGCTCGATCATTCGCTCGCAGTTCGATATCTAGGTGGGATGGCCCTTCCCGTTCCGACGTCCCTCGAGTCCGTCGTTCTCACCCATGCCGATGCGTGTGCCTACGTCGCACCCGGGCGCGGCGGTATGGTCACCCGTTTCTTCGTGGGCGAGCGAGCGATTCTCTACCTGGACGAGGCGACGCTCGTCGATCCGACGAAGAACGTGCGCGGCGGTATTCCGGTGCTCTTCCCCTCCCCGGGCAAGCTCGCCGATGATCGCTTTTCGCGCGACGGTCGCACCGGGAAGATGGGGCAACACGGTTTTGCACGCAACGCGGTTTGGGAGGTGACGGCGCGCGCGGAGGACGAAGTCACCTTGCGCCTCGCGTCGAGCGACGAAACGCGGGCGGTGTATCCGTGGGACTTCGCGCTCACGTACCGCTACGTACTCGGACCGTGTGCGCTGCGAATCGAGCAGCGACTCGAGACCACGGGCGATGGTCCCATGCCGTTCGGCGCGGGCTTCCATCCGTATTTTCAAGTTGCGCAATCGGCAAAAGCGATCACCGGCATCCCCACCAAGGCGACCCGCGCATGGGACAACGCGAAGAAAGAGTTGCTCGAGCTACGAAAGCCGATTGACCTCACGGGCGCCGAGGTCGATCTGCACCTCGTGGATCACGATTCGAGCACCTGCGCGCTCGATCTTGGCGACGGCCACACGGTCGTCGTGCACGCGCCAGAGCCCTTCCGGCGGTGGATCGTGTGGACCTTGGGCGGGCGCGACTTCGTCTGCGTCGAGCCATGGACGTCTCCTGCCAATGCGCTCAACAGCGGCCAAGACCTGCTGACCACCACGCGGGGCGCCCCCGTTACGCTCGTTACGGAAATTACGTATCGATGA
- a CDS encoding helix-turn-helix transcriptional regulator, with protein MAYEPDEKEARLRELGEFLRGRRGRILPESLGLAVSNLRRSTGLRRAEVATLAGVSLSWYTWLEQGRDIAVSSSVLERVTKALQMNDEERAHVFELAGQGIPISAKPEAMDQSTRALLDNLELTPAYVSGARWDILAWNEASSLVYDFGSLDPADRNVVTFLFCVSRSRTLYADWEGIARRAVARFRMSAGPFLGEARFRSLIEELKTRSPEFGELWTHKSVLPPRTSRKEIRHDVLGSLLFDQHVLDMMESPNLRLVVDSPVPGTGTREKMRHLLSR; from the coding sequence ATGGCGTACGAGCCTGACGAAAAGGAAGCACGATTGCGTGAATTGGGAGAGTTCTTGCGCGGTCGCCGAGGACGCATATTGCCGGAAAGCCTTGGCTTGGCCGTGTCCAATTTGAGGCGCTCGACGGGCCTGCGCAGAGCCGAAGTCGCCACGTTGGCGGGTGTGAGCCTATCCTGGTACACGTGGCTCGAACAAGGGCGCGATATCGCTGTTTCGTCGAGCGTGCTGGAACGCGTCACGAAGGCGTTGCAGATGAATGACGAAGAGCGCGCCCACGTATTCGAGTTGGCGGGTCAGGGAATACCCATTTCCGCGAAGCCCGAGGCGATGGACCAGTCGACCCGCGCCTTATTGGACAATCTCGAACTCACGCCCGCCTACGTCAGCGGCGCACGGTGGGACATTCTGGCGTGGAACGAGGCAAGTTCGCTGGTCTACGACTTTGGCTCTTTGGACCCGGCGGATCGAAATGTGGTCACCTTCTTGTTCTGCGTCTCGCGGTCTCGCACGCTCTATGCGGATTGGGAGGGTATTGCGCGGCGTGCGGTCGCTCGGTTCCGCATGAGTGCCGGCCCATTCTTGGGCGAGGCGAGGTTTCGGTCCTTGATCGAGGAACTCAAGACGCGGAGTCCGGAATTTGGGGAACTCTGGACCCACAAATCCGTATTGCCGCCCAGAACGTCGCGAAAGGAGATTCGTCACGACGTACTGGGATCGCTGCTATTCGATCAACACGTGCTCGATATGATGGAATCCCCGAATCTGCGGCTCGTGGTGGACAGTCCGGTCCCGGGCACCGGAACGCGCGAGAAGATGCGTCACCTCCTTTCGCGATGA
- a CDS encoding MFS transporter produces MGVEPFHSNHGDANDSNDANDGARAVRRATARIVPFLVLSYVLNFLDRVNVGYAALTMNADLGMSATAFGLGAGIFFVGYALFEVPSNLILHRVGAKFWISRIMVTWGLISASTAFVHDTTGFYIVRVLLGVAEAGLFPGVILYLSYWFPAKDRARITALFLFAIPLAQVLGAPLSALILHTNGWYGWQPWRWMFLLEGIPAVLVGVLVFAFLPDRPARAMWLPPAERDWLVRRLDMEHDAVGGHPSLWRAMLDPRVLILSLAYLGVVYALYTVSFFLPQLIRDLAKERGTTLSPLEIAARVAVVYAVAAVSMWWWSRRSDRAAERIWHVATPAFLGVLAFVPIAAMPSSTLAVLSGVVILSIGTFAALPPFWALPPTMFVGSALAAGIGLINSFGNLGGFLGPYVTGWLKDLTGSFHASLFAASGTLVFAGLAVLTLGKLARVVRPAVARA; encoded by the coding sequence ATGGGGGTTGAGCCGTTCCATTCGAATCACGGGGATGCAAACGATTCAAACGATGCGAACGACGGTGCGCGGGCGGTGCGCCGTGCGACTGCGCGCATCGTGCCATTCCTCGTATTGAGCTACGTGTTGAACTTCCTCGACCGGGTCAACGTTGGGTACGCCGCCCTCACGATGAACGCCGATCTTGGAATGTCGGCCACGGCGTTCGGTCTGGGGGCTGGCATTTTCTTCGTGGGCTACGCGCTTTTCGAAGTTCCTAGCAATCTGATTTTACACCGTGTGGGCGCCAAGTTCTGGATCAGCCGCATCATGGTGACCTGGGGCCTCATTTCGGCGTCCACGGCCTTTGTCCACGATACCACGGGCTTTTACATCGTGCGGGTCCTGCTCGGCGTGGCCGAGGCCGGGTTGTTCCCGGGTGTCATTTTGTATCTGAGCTATTGGTTCCCCGCCAAAGACCGCGCCCGGATTACCGCACTGTTCCTGTTTGCCATTCCGCTCGCCCAAGTTCTCGGCGCGCCACTCTCGGCCCTCATCCTTCATACGAACGGCTGGTACGGTTGGCAGCCTTGGCGGTGGATGTTTCTCCTGGAGGGGATCCCCGCCGTCCTCGTGGGCGTGCTGGTGTTTGCATTTCTCCCGGATCGCCCGGCGCGTGCCATGTGGCTGCCGCCTGCCGAACGCGACTGGCTCGTGCGCCGTTTGGACATGGAGCATGACGCGGTCGGGGGACATCCATCGCTTTGGCGCGCGATGTTGGATCCGCGGGTTCTCATTTTGAGCCTGGCCTATTTGGGTGTTGTATACGCATTGTATACCGTCTCCTTCTTTCTGCCCCAACTCATCCGTGACTTGGCCAAGGAACGAGGAACCACCTTGTCGCCGCTCGAAATCGCTGCTCGGGTGGCCGTCGTGTACGCCGTGGCGGCGGTCTCCATGTGGTGGTGGTCTCGCCGGTCCGACCGCGCCGCGGAGAGGATTTGGCACGTGGCGACCCCGGCATTCCTGGGCGTTCTCGCCTTCGTTCCCATTGCCGCGATGCCGTCGTCGACATTGGCGGTGCTCAGCGGCGTGGTGATCCTTTCCATCGGCACCTTTGCGGCGCTTCCGCCTTTCTGGGCCCTGCCGCCCACGATGTTCGTGGGCAGCGCCCTGGCCGCCGGGATTGGGCTCATCAATTCGTTCGGCAACCTTGGTGGCTTTCTCGGTCCCTACGTCACCGGCTGGCTCAAAGATCTCACCGGCAGCTTCCACGCCTCCTTGTTCGCCGCGAGCGGCACCCTCGTTTTCGCCGGCCTCGCCGTCCTCACGTTGGGCAAGCTCGCACGCGTCGTCCGCCCCGCGGTCGCACGCGCCTAA
- a CDS encoding serine/threonine protein kinase yields MSDADARPSNGPSSFASSSARALARIGSTVQQKYRVTELLGMGGMSTVYAATHRNGHRVAIKFLLEDASADLRQLFSREAYVANQVGHAGAVPVLDDDVDEEGCAFLIMPLLEGETLGSRWARAGRRLPFTEVAVLMLDALDVLASAHAKGIVHRDIKPDNLFVTTDGSVRILDFGVARSVGTGSGTERVFGTPVYMPPEQAAGDRDAIGPHSDCWALGATMFALLSGEFVHPNASSDEFLTTAATQRARSLKSAMPDLPEAIVKFVDKALSFDVADRWPSAREMHTALAETAEHILRQPLSGVIACVRAVLGAEVAAASQVPVSMEIPSEKHSAASILAIQAAKNLVTQPAQVTRPSATFEDRLNERPWDTSPERRRDLLTTLDGLLEGLPRPGTGPSFLFQLDHIENAITNLCKQRLLASLGREQGGMVRTLENVIRMGERTLILKFRPDLERDRLLHILLQDSTAPKVHSGPAYTHTEINIANSIGRYETLQVTTPASLGKDITDKIHSHIFDAFTTGYFWLAEQVQRALTSLGSPFESEALQLFRRQFFIYDRASAADKVWLVMVSQDRVYYAVDHQVVAQALLSGQASKALQQAPASIATVLLANSISLGRSFSRQAIADQQTVGMSMQKTPYEEVAQDFLVGQSAIYESEMLLTPLVGDHRGWLLAAHPPSADVARVLHAATPVLGNHLRTTRTEFRRPVIRKA; encoded by the coding sequence ATGTCAGACGCAGACGCCCGTCCATCCAACGGCCCCTCGAGTTTTGCCTCCAGTTCTGCCCGCGCGCTCGCGCGCATCGGCAGTACCGTGCAGCAAAAATACCGGGTCACCGAGCTGCTCGGCATGGGCGGCATGTCCACGGTCTACGCCGCGACGCACCGCAATGGACATCGGGTGGCCATCAAGTTTTTGCTCGAGGATGCAAGCGCGGACCTGCGCCAGCTCTTCAGTCGCGAAGCGTACGTCGCCAATCAAGTTGGCCATGCGGGCGCCGTCCCCGTGCTGGACGACGATGTGGACGAAGAGGGCTGCGCGTTTTTGATCATGCCGCTGCTCGAGGGCGAAACGCTGGGGTCGCGCTGGGCGCGGGCCGGACGGCGATTGCCCTTCACCGAGGTGGCGGTGTTGATGCTCGACGCGCTCGATGTCCTTGCGAGTGCCCACGCGAAGGGCATCGTGCATCGCGACATCAAGCCGGACAATCTGTTCGTCACCACCGACGGCAGTGTCCGCATTCTGGATTTCGGCGTCGCGCGAAGCGTGGGCACCGGGAGCGGTACGGAACGGGTGTTCGGCACGCCGGTGTACATGCCACCGGAGCAAGCCGCCGGAGACCGGGACGCCATCGGTCCACATAGCGATTGCTGGGCGCTCGGCGCCACGATGTTCGCGCTTCTCTCGGGCGAATTCGTTCATCCCAACGCCAGCTCGGACGAGTTCCTCACGACGGCGGCCACCCAGCGCGCTCGCTCGCTGAAATCGGCCATGCCGGATCTACCGGAGGCCATCGTCAAGTTCGTCGACAAGGCGCTGTCGTTCGACGTGGCGGATCGCTGGCCGTCCGCGCGCGAGATGCACACGGCATTGGCCGAAACGGCAGAGCATATCTTGCGCCAGCCGCTTTCGGGTGTCATCGCGTGTGTACGGGCCGTGCTCGGTGCGGAGGTGGCCGCGGCGTCGCAGGTGCCCGTGTCGATGGAGATCCCATCGGAGAAGCACTCTGCCGCGTCGATTCTGGCCATTCAGGCCGCGAAAAATCTGGTGACCCAACCGGCTCAGGTCACCAGGCCTTCCGCCACGTTCGAAGATCGATTGAACGAGCGCCCGTGGGACACGTCCCCGGAGCGGCGGCGGGACCTGCTCACCACCTTGGACGGGCTGCTCGAGGGATTGCCCCGCCCAGGAACGGGACCGAGCTTCCTCTTCCAGCTGGATCACATCGAAAATGCGATTACCAACTTGTGCAAACAGCGCCTCCTGGCGTCCTTGGGGCGCGAGCAAGGGGGAATGGTTCGCACGCTGGAAAACGTGATTCGTATGGGCGAGCGCACGCTCATTTTGAAGTTCCGCCCCGATCTGGAGCGCGACCGGCTACTGCATATTCTCCTGCAGGATTCGACGGCCCCCAAGGTACATTCTGGGCCGGCGTATACGCATACGGAAATCAATATTGCCAATTCGATTGGCCGATATGAAACGTTGCAGGTGACCACCCCCGCCTCGCTGGGGAAGGACATCACGGACAAGATTCACTCGCATATTTTCGATGCCTTCACCACCGGCTATTTCTGGCTCGCGGAGCAGGTGCAGCGCGCGCTGACGTCCCTGGGAAGCCCGTTCGAATCCGAGGCGCTGCAGCTCTTTCGGCGGCAATTTTTCATTTACGACCGCGCGTCCGCCGCCGACAAGGTCTGGCTGGTCATGGTGAGTCAAGACCGCGTCTATTATGCGGTGGATCACCAAGTGGTCGCGCAGGCGCTGCTCTCCGGGCAGGCGTCGAAGGCACTGCAGCAGGCGCCCGCGTCGATTGCCACGGTGCTATTGGCCAATTCGATTTCGCTGGGGCGAAGTTTCTCGCGCCAGGCGATTGCCGATCAGCAGACGGTGGGCATGAGCATGCAAAAGACGCCGTACGAGGAGGTGGCGCAAGACTTCCTCGTCGGGCAATCGGCCATTTACGAGAGCGAGATGCTCCTCACGCCGCTGGTCGGCGATCACCGCGGCTGGCTCCTGGCCGCCCATCCGCCGAGCGCGGACGTGGCGCGGGTTCTTCACGCGGCCACACCGGTTCTCGGGAATCATTTACGCACCACGCGGACTGAATTTCGGCGCCCGGTGATTCGGAAAGCCTAG